In Mytilus edulis chromosome 13, xbMytEdul2.2, whole genome shotgun sequence, a single window of DNA contains:
- the LOC139499901 gene encoding uncharacterized protein isoform X2, with amino-acid sequence MSVDASSPCYKKRKTGSKIEEINPKISCLKETELDILGLLYEKEHVSGLEVLLNKTLCYDSKIPKHSSKIQPLARVLDYFLDFDASEYQEAVDEGTDRVTRFKEDVNNIKLSLTKAKETTFETVRHLLPDDISSDEDYLRGMFEAVKWNGIYGFGENLIYFMLENRKGTSNDMVCRQLFRDFFVMCGLNLMDGESKNKSMKIGKSVVTSHPELRCCSDEITELNMKTVMVVGGVKQRKVALPSAHDFKIEDLNPYDIIGRHGANLLLEIQDSCFEKTGDEEDGRSLVFGAMCVGTQVIFTALEMNKSHIHAIKQLEGEDLNKVVDIEPSSISYTRPYNILKAADRTEMYEPLLRLACYQHQIT; translated from the exons ATGTCAGTAGATGCATCCTCGCCATGCTACAAGAAAAGAAAGACAGGGAGCAAAATTGAAGAAATTAATCCCAAAATATCTTGTTTGAAAGAAACTGAGCTTGACATACTTGGACTTTTATACGAAAAAGAACATGTCAGTGGCTTAGAAGTTCTTTTGAACAAAACATTATGTTATGATTCAAAAATACCCAAGCATTCTTCAAAAATCCAACCTCTTGCTAGAGTTTTGGATTATTTTTTAGATTTTGACGCAAGTGAATACCAAGAAGCAGTTGATGAAGGTACTGACAGGGTAACACGGTTTAAGGAAgatgtaaacaatataaaattgtcACTTACAAAAGCAAAAGAGACTACTTTTGAGACAGTTAGACATCTCCTTCCAGATGACATTTCAAGTGATGAAGACTATCTAAGAGG TATGTTTGAAGCTGTTAAATGGAATGGTATCTATGGATTTGGTGAAAATTTAATCTATTTTATGCTTGAAAACCGGAAAGGAACTTCAAATGATATGGTATGCAGACAGCTATTCAGGGACTTTTTTGTTATGTGTGGATTGAACTTAAT GGATGGAgaatcaaaaaataaaagtatgaagatTGGAAAGTCTGTTGTTACTTCTCACCCAGAATTAAGGTGTTGTAGTGACGAGATAACTGAACTAAACATGAAAACTGTGATGGTGGTAGGAGGG GTAAAACAAAGAAAAGTTGCATTACCAAGTGCTCATGACTTTAAGATAGAAGATCTTAATCCGTATGATATAATTGGACGACATGGAGCCAATCTGTTGCTTGAAATACAAGATTCATGTTTTGAGAAAACAGGAGATGAAGAAGATGGAAGGAGTTTAGTATTTGGAGCTATGTGTGTTGGTACACAG GTTATTTTTACTGCCCTTGAAATGAACAAAAGTCACATACATGCTATAAAACAATTGGAGGGAGAAGACCTTAACAAAGTTGTTGATATTGAACCATCTTCTATATCCTACACTAGACcgtataacatattgaaagcagcAGACAGAACTGAAATGTATGAGCCATTACTACGGTTAGCATGTTATCAACATCAAATCACATGA
- the LOC139499905 gene encoding tumor necrosis factor receptor superfamily member 5-like isoform X2 has translation MLFVNQEMCSWPSYEKNGKVCFYCGPGFHSVGDCVKPNTQMQCVPCPDGAYQVTSNRANYCTSCTRCEEVVMNYWVSAILSPCTATSNAVCGCILGYHFTKDEREPGRGFCQTNSLCSAGHGLVANASSFTDTQCKPCTNGSSYNPAQSLDPCHQCTTSCSNDTEMLYSCNTTHNMACTPDREVIHVVSKSDSNSYLTAGMGSGMGFIVVLCSICFFKRRKKGTQSSNQSSNHFNDMSMVIRQDFSSVLENIRQTCLRSGDDIDWERFFSIFSIKVIVLPDWEQFIRILFTLAGSERGQETVNEAKESVDREKYHSRLFHALTIWKQCCYRENDTVMYGILCNAVNTHTNNVQFRPS, from the exons ATGctatttgtcaatcaagaaatgtG TTCATGGCCTTCGTATGAGAAAAACGGGAAAGTATGTTTTTACTGTGGACCTGGATTCCATTCGGTTGGCGACTGTGTG AAACCAAACACCCAAATGCAGTGTGTTCCATGCCCAGATGGCGCCTATCAGGTTACCTCAAACAGAGCAAACTATTGTACTAGCTGCACCAGGTGTGAAGAGGTTGTCATGAATTATTGGGTATCAGCTATCCTGTCACCATGCACTGCAACATCGAACGCTGTTTGTGGATGTATTCTAGGGTATCATTTTACTAAAGATGAAAGGGAACCAGGAAGAGGCTTCTGTCAGACCAATTCTCTTTGTTCTGCTGGCCATGGCTTAGTAGCAAATG catCAAGTTTTACAGATACACAGTGTAAACCATGTACGAATGGTTCCTCATACAATCCTGCCCAATCTTTAGACCCATGCCACCAATGCACGACATCATGCTCGAACGATACTGAAATGTTGTATTCTTGTAACACTACGCATAACATGGCATGTACACCAGACAGAG AAGTGATACATGTAGTAAGTAAAAGCGACTCGAATAGTTATTTAACAGCTGGAATGGGTAGTGGTATGGGATTTATAGTTGTGTTATGCAGCATATGTTTCTTTAAGAGGAGAAAAAAAGGAACACAAAGTAGTAATCAATCAAG taaTCATTTCAACGATATGTCCATGGTCATAAG GCAAGATTTTAGTTCGGTACTGGAAAATATACGGCAAACTTGTCTTAGATCTG GTGACGATATTGACTGGGAAAGATTTTttagtatattttcaataaaagtgATCGTTCTTCCCGACTGGGAGCAATTTATCCGGATATTATTCA CTCTCGCCGGTTCGGAGAGAGGACAAGAAACTGTAAATGAGGCAAAAGAATCAGTTGACAGAGAAAAGTATCATTCCCGGCTATTCCATGCTTTAACAATATGGAAACAATGTTGTTATCGAGAAAATGATACGGTTATGTATGGAATCTTGTGTAATGCTGTTAACACTCATACAAATAACGTACAATTCAGACCCAGTTGA
- the LOC139499905 gene encoding tumor necrosis factor receptor superfamily member 5-like isoform X1, with amino-acid sequence MIYHRQILFYFFVLHSSLDSICCNYSSWPSYEKNGKVCFYCGPGFHSVGDCVKPNTQMQCVPCPDGAYQVTSNRANYCTSCTRCEEVVMNYWVSAILSPCTATSNAVCGCILGYHFTKDEREPGRGFCQTNSLCSAGHGLVANASSFTDTQCKPCTNGSSYNPAQSLDPCHQCTTSCSNDTEMLYSCNTTHNMACTPDREVIHVVSKSDSNSYLTAGMGSGMGFIVVLCSICFFKRRKKGTQSSNQSSNHFNDMSMVIRQDFSSVLENIRQTCLRSGDDIDWERFFSIFSIKVIVLPDWEQFIRILFTLAGSERGQETVNEAKESVDREKYHSRLFHALTIWKQCCYRENDTVMYGILCNAVNTHTNNVQFRPS; translated from the exons atgATTTACCACCGAcagattttgttttacttttttgtgcTTCATTCTTCCTTGGACTCCATTTGCTGTAATTACAGTTCATGGCCTTCGTATGAGAAAAACGGGAAAGTATGTTTTTACTGTGGACCTGGATTCCATTCGGTTGGCGACTGTGTG AAACCAAACACCCAAATGCAGTGTGTTCCATGCCCAGATGGCGCCTATCAGGTTACCTCAAACAGAGCAAACTATTGTACTAGCTGCACCAGGTGTGAAGAGGTTGTCATGAATTATTGGGTATCAGCTATCCTGTCACCATGCACTGCAACATCGAACGCTGTTTGTGGATGTATTCTAGGGTATCATTTTACTAAAGATGAAAGGGAACCAGGAAGAGGCTTCTGTCAGACCAATTCTCTTTGTTCTGCTGGCCATGGCTTAGTAGCAAATG catCAAGTTTTACAGATACACAGTGTAAACCATGTACGAATGGTTCCTCATACAATCCTGCCCAATCTTTAGACCCATGCCACCAATGCACGACATCATGCTCGAACGATACTGAAATGTTGTATTCTTGTAACACTACGCATAACATGGCATGTACACCAGACAGAG AAGTGATACATGTAGTAAGTAAAAGCGACTCGAATAGTTATTTAACAGCTGGAATGGGTAGTGGTATGGGATTTATAGTTGTGTTATGCAGCATATGTTTCTTTAAGAGGAGAAAAAAAGGAACACAAAGTAGTAATCAATCAAG taaTCATTTCAACGATATGTCCATGGTCATAAG GCAAGATTTTAGTTCGGTACTGGAAAATATACGGCAAACTTGTCTTAGATCTG GTGACGATATTGACTGGGAAAGATTTTttagtatattttcaataaaagtgATCGTTCTTCCCGACTGGGAGCAATTTATCCGGATATTATTCA CTCTCGCCGGTTCGGAGAGAGGACAAGAAACTGTAAATGAGGCAAAAGAATCAGTTGACAGAGAAAAGTATCATTCCCGGCTATTCCATGCTTTAACAATATGGAAACAATGTTGTTATCGAGAAAATGATACGGTTATGTATGGAATCTTGTGTAATGCTGTTAACACTCATACAAATAACGTACAATTCAGACCCAGTTGA
- the LOC139499905 gene encoding tumor necrosis factor receptor superfamily member 5-like isoform X3: MIYHRQILFYFFVLHSSLDSICCNYSSWPSYEKNGKVCFYCGPGFHSVGDCVKPNTQMQCVPCPDGAYQVTSNRANYCTSCTRCEEVVMNYWVSAILSPCTATSNAVCGCILGYHFTKDEREPGRGFCQTNSLCSAGHGLVANASSFTDTQCKPCTNGSSYNPAQSLDPCHQCTTSCSNDTEMLYSCNTTHNMACTPDREVIHVVSKSDSNSYLTAGMGSGMGFIVVLCSICFFKRRKKGTQSSNQSSNHFNDMSMVIRQDFSSVLENIRQTCLRSVTVTDYLVMAHRSTFAPMSFISTKTTDWYRTIEYYTIC; encoded by the exons atgATTTACCACCGAcagattttgttttacttttttgtgcTTCATTCTTCCTTGGACTCCATTTGCTGTAATTACAGTTCATGGCCTTCGTATGAGAAAAACGGGAAAGTATGTTTTTACTGTGGACCTGGATTCCATTCGGTTGGCGACTGTGTG AAACCAAACACCCAAATGCAGTGTGTTCCATGCCCAGATGGCGCCTATCAGGTTACCTCAAACAGAGCAAACTATTGTACTAGCTGCACCAGGTGTGAAGAGGTTGTCATGAATTATTGGGTATCAGCTATCCTGTCACCATGCACTGCAACATCGAACGCTGTTTGTGGATGTATTCTAGGGTATCATTTTACTAAAGATGAAAGGGAACCAGGAAGAGGCTTCTGTCAGACCAATTCTCTTTGTTCTGCTGGCCATGGCTTAGTAGCAAATG catCAAGTTTTACAGATACACAGTGTAAACCATGTACGAATGGTTCCTCATACAATCCTGCCCAATCTTTAGACCCATGCCACCAATGCACGACATCATGCTCGAACGATACTGAAATGTTGTATTCTTGTAACACTACGCATAACATGGCATGTACACCAGACAGAG AAGTGATACATGTAGTAAGTAAAAGCGACTCGAATAGTTATTTAACAGCTGGAATGGGTAGTGGTATGGGATTTATAGTTGTGTTATGCAGCATATGTTTCTTTAAGAGGAGAAAAAAAGGAACACAAAGTAGTAATCAATCAAG taaTCATTTCAACGATATGTCCATGGTCATAAG GCAAGATTTTAGTTCGGTACTGGAAAATATACGGCAAACTTGTCTTAGATCTG taaCAGTTACAGACTATTTGGTGATGGCACATAGATCTACGTTTGCACCGATGTCATTCATTTCAACTAAAACAACAGACTGGTATCGAACTATCGAGTATTATACAATTTGTTAA